CTGCATTTGGCGGAGGGGAAGGTGGATGAGCCCCCAACTGCCGTCCCGTGGGCCGTTTGGCCGCAAGCGGGAACTGCGGCAGGACCTTCCTCCCGTGGCAGCGTGCAGCGACTCACCTGTGTCAGGGCAGTGACGCGGTTGCTCATGTCGGGCAGGATTGGTGGCTCGTTGCCCACCTGGAAGTCGAAGTAGACGGTTTTGTGGGAGAAGGTGGAGAACTCGTTGCTGAAGCAGAAGGTGTAGACGCCCTTGACTTCGGTGCGGTGTGGGAAGCTGTCATACTGCTTCTTGGTCTCCTTGTAGATCGTCCTGCCGTTGGGGTCCTCCACGTAGCAGTCCACATCGTAGTGTCCCCCACTGATCACCTGCGCAAGGAGACACAGGCAGCACCTGCCGAGCCACATGCAAGAGCCTCTGGCCCCagagggagcagctctgcctggccCCATGCCTGCGGGTTCGGCCGTGCCCTCGGCGAGCGGGCACCGTGCCCATGGCTGCCTACCACGGGACGGGGacccaggctgggggtgcagtgCCCCGCAGTGCCTGCAGCTCAGGTGGGGTGCCCAGAGCTCAGGCGGGGTGCCTGGACAGGGGGACAGCCCTGACGGCTGGGTCGGGGGTCCCGTGGCTGCTGTGGGCACATCCCAGTGCCGGCCCTGAGGTGGGCACTGCCGGGCACTGGCCCAGGGCCGGGAACGTCTCTGGTGGGGCacggaggggagctggggggtgcaggggaggggtgcagctgcagccctgcggGGCTCGGGCAAGGCACGGGCGGGGGGCCacggccgcggggccgggggcgcgggcagcgggcgaggggcacaggcaggggcaggggtgcgggcagggcagtACCTGGTAGTCCAGCGTGAACTTGAGGCCGCGCTCCAGCTCCTGGTGGAAGCACTGCTTGTCGCTGTCGGGCAGCTCGAAGGTCAGCTCGGTGCCGCCGGCCCGCAGCACGCACAGCAGCACCGCCAGCGCCCGCACCCCGGCCCGCACCCCGGCCCGCATCCCGGCCCGCATCCCGCTCCGGCCCCGCTCCAACCCCGCCCCGCCTGACGTGGCGCCcgcccggcaccggcaccggcggCGCTTCCGCtgggggcggccccgggcgcgGCCCCCGAGCTGCGgcgcctccccccgcccgggggCCGGGCACCCCCAACCACCCCTGAGCGCTCCCGGGCtgcggagccccccccccccccccgctctgGGGCCGGGCGCCCCAGAGCACTCCCGAGAACCCCGAGCCCCCCCTGGCTGCAGCGCCTCCCCCGGCTCTGGAGCTgggcaccccccggcacccccgagcaccctccggcacccccgggccACagcgcctccccccgccccggggccgggcacCCCGGGTACCACCGAGCATCCCCTGGCACCCCCCGGCAGCTGTAGCGGAGGGCGGCCATGCCGCAGGACCCCGCACCGTGGGTCCCCGGCCAACCCTGAGCTATTTATTAGTCATATAAAAAAGTCTCTCCTGTTACATGAcatcacccccagcccctgcctgcttGCACCTGCACGCACACGCGctcatttaaataaatgcattagaATATTGCGGCAGAGAAGCGCCGCTTTTGTTCCCAGAGCAGCCGTTAGGTCGCTCCTAACAGGTGACCCGCGTTCCGCAGGCACCTGATCTCCCGCCACTAGCTAACGGCGTCAaatgttgcttaaaaaaaagacaaatgcaagCTATCAGAGTATGTtagaaacaaatggaaaaggtgAACTACAGGATTTAAAATTCCACACTCTATAAGACAAATGTCACTGTTATAGGGAAACGGTGCCTGAAATTCAATCTATAAGACACTTGACCTACAGAAAGTATAAACTTTAAGGCTGTAAAAATATAACCCCACCTTTCTCTAAACAGcatatttaaaactaaaatgcattttcagagaACATTCCTGTGCACTTAAAACCAAACCGTGATGCTGCTTTGTGCAGGAACCATGCAAAGATTTGcaacagcctggagaaggaCGGCTAATGCCCGGGGCAAGGAAGCAGCTCGTCGCCAGCCGTTTGggagggacggacggacggacggaaGCATGTGCTGGGCTGGTTGAGGGAAGGCCAGAATCCGACACCAGCCCCGGCGGGGTGAGCCTGCTGCGCTTGCTTGTCAAAGCGACGCTGCCTGTGCCGCGGGTGTCCGGACGCCGGAGGCTTCACTGAATAATCCCACGGGAGTTGTTCTCGCTTGGCCTCATACGAGCGGCACAGTGTTCGTTCGGGGTAGGCTGCGGGTCCGAAACTCTCGCCGACTCAGCGGTGCGGGGCCGTGGGCTGTTTCCTCTTCGCAGCCGGCTCCGTGGGGTGGGTTTGGCTGAGACTGACGGCAGCTACGGCACACATCCAGCCCGTGGCGCCGACGGCACGCAGGGTGAGGGGCCTGGCTGCGGCTGGGGCCATGCGGGtaggggtgggagggggctggcGGTGCATGGTCTTGCTGCCCCGACGCTGCAAAGCTGCCACGTGCTGCTGGTGCAGGCCCGGTCCCGCGGCGGGGAGATGCATGGTCctgtctgcagggctgggcgCCCGGGGCCCTGTGCACCGGGAAGGAGTCGCAGTCacacccccgcccccagccATGCAGAGGCATCTTCTGGCTCGGAGTCACACGGCATCAGGACGGTGCTGTGCAGGCATCAACACCGTGGGTGCAGAGCCACCCTGCAGCCGCCTCCTCCTCCGGCCCGCGGGCAGCCACCTGCCCTCGCTCACCTCTGCTTCGGCCCCGAAGGACTGTTGCTGCAGGGTCAGTGGGAGAGAGGGTCCTGCCTGCGGTGCTgtgcctgcagctctcccctgcTGGGACGAACCCCTGACGCTCACTGTGTGCCGTCCTTGGCAACCTGGCATCCTTGCTCCCCCATCGCTGGCAGAAGCTTCCCACGCAGACAAGCTGGGAGCGCTCCCTGCCCAGGAATTCAGTGCTTGGAGTTGCTCAGTGTGGTGGGAAATGTTCCTGAAGCTTGGTTGCTTCAGAGACAGAGACAAACCCACTCCCCATCCAGGCCCACTGAAGGCACCGGGTTGCAGCAGTAACAGGGTTAGCTCAGCCTCTGGAGTTTCAAAGTGCTTGGAAATCTCTGAGGTGGAGAATTGTCTCCCTCTCCAGCACAGAGAGGGTACCAATACATTCAATTGCTAGGGAGGGGTATTTCTGCTCTTCCAACAGCATTAAGCTCCTTTCATTCCTGCTAGGCACTTCACAAACACACCAGTCCCATGGTTCCCTGGTGTGGGGCTCCAGACAGGTTTCTGTGTCAGAATGAGCGggatggaagaaaaatgattgTAAATAACAAGGAATGAAtgccctgcaggcaggagccttTGTGCGGAGCCTGACCATCTCAAGTGGTCTGGGATCAGATCCCTCGGGTAGTTGCTCCCGGGGAAAAGTCCAGAAGTGAATGAAGGGTTCAGCTGCTTGGGCTGGATGCCCGGGCTCTCCTTACAGCTCTGCAAGTGGGAGCAGGAACCTCCTGACTGAGCCCCTGGGCACAGGTCTGACCCCAAGGCTGCCAGCGCTTCCCTGGAGCTGGCTGTCGGCTTGGTGCGGGAGCCGTCATGTTTCTGCAGGGAGAGCACTGATTTGGTAACCTTTCTGGGAAAGAAATGGTGACACGGCTACTGGGCCACTATTTCCTCGAAATCGGAGAGCTGCCGCATCTGCTCCGCTTGCATGGAGTGTCTCCGGAGAAGCTTCCTTTTGCCTCTCAAGTCGGCCCGCCTGGGTGAGCTGGGAGCGATGGGCACCAGGGACTTCAAGCCAGCAGCAAGCGGGGAGCAGGTTTTGCTGTTGGAGCCGATGTCGGGGATCAGGGGGTTGGGGTTCATGTTCAACGGGGGCAGATATCCCGGCCTCGTGTGGGAGATGTGGTCCAGCAGCAGGGTCCCCGACCCTCGCCTCTCCAGCAAACCGGGGGGTCGGCGCCGGACGGTCCCGGGCGATGTGCTGGCGATGCTGTCCAGGGACTCCCGCGAGCCGACCAGCAAGGCCAGGTGGGACCCACTGAGCTTCCTCCTCTCCGATGGCAGCTTCTCGGCCAGGCTGGGGACGCCGGAGAGCTGAGCATCGCAGTCGTAGTGCTCAGCACCCAGCCTCCGCCAGTGCAGCGCATCCATTGCCGTGGCCGAGCCGGCGGCAGCCGAGCCGACGCTCTCCGGCTCTTCGGGGACCGTGCTCCTTCGGGGCAGGCGCTGGTGGGTGGCCTGGCTCTTCTCATACGCTGTTTTCCTCGCCAGCGGCCCTGGGGCTGGCGGCGTCCTCAGAGCTTGCTCCTCTacaggggggaagagagaggggtccttgctcttgctgctgccGCTCCGGGTGAGGGGAGCCTTTCTGGAGAGCGAGAGGTCGCTGATGCCCATGATCACCTCATCGTCTGCGCAGACCCGCGTGTCGTCGTGGTGTGCGGAGGCTGCCAGCACCGAGGGTGCGACCAGACCCCATGGCTCTGACCGCAGCCGCTTTAGCTGGGGCAGGCGGGCTCTCCTGGACACGCCGGCTCTCtggcccggggaggggggctcGTCGGCAGCCCTGGCAGaaggggtgtccccagggtgcgACGGGTGCGGGCTGAAGATGCAGCTCTCCTTCTCAGC
This sequence is a window from Phalacrocorax carbo chromosome 7, bPhaCar2.1, whole genome shotgun sequence. Protein-coding genes within it:
- the TMED3 gene encoding transmembrane emp24 domain-containing protein 3, yielding MRAGMRAGVRAGVRALAVLLCVLRAGGTELTFELPDSDKQCFHQELERGLKFTLDYQVISGGHYDVDCYVEDPNGRTIYKETKKQYDSFPHRTEVKGVYTFCFSNEFSTFSHKTVYFDFQVGNEPPILPDMSNRVTALTQMESTCVTIHEALNTVIDSQTHYRLREAQDRSRAEDLNGRVSYWSVGETLILFVVSIGQVMLLKSFFTEKRPGSGGAGT
- the ANKRD34C gene encoding ankyrin repeat domain-containing protein 34C, with product MDEVTELEVGGNSLLKAVWLGRLRLTRLLLEGGAYINESNEKGETALMVACITKHVDQQSINKAKMVKYLLDNRADPNIQDKSGKTALMHACIRGAGGDVVSLLLENGADPSLEDHSGASALVHAINADDKDVLQHLLNACKAKGKEVIIITMDKSASGTKTAKQYLNIPPTLEFKERALPEACTAPSSTHLKTPVSAPSSAEKESCIFSPHPSHPGDTPSARAADEPPSPGQRAGVSRRARLPQLKRLRSEPWGLVAPSVLAASAHHDDTRVCADDEVIMGISDLSLSRKAPLTRSGSSKSKDPSLFPPVEEQALRTPPAPGPLARKTAYEKSQATHQRLPRRSTVPEEPESVGSAAAGSATAMDALHWRRLGAEHYDCDAQLSGVPSLAEKLPSERRKLSGSHLALLVGSRESLDSIASTSPGTVRRRPPGLLERRGSGTLLLDHISHTRPGYLPPLNMNPNPLIPDIGSNSKTCSPLAAGLKSLVPIAPSSPRRADLRGKRKLLRRHSMQAEQMRQLSDFEEIVAQ